atgcaaactgcacaaaatttgttcaaatcaactccaacgactaattaaaccccggctaactcaaagattaagcctaatgtaaaaaattctgaacgccCCCTTTAGGtatagaccattgaatatggccattaaatgttgtctataaaagttttaaagcaataaaacaaacaacaaaaataaatgaaatgaacaaaaatcgttaaaagtatttcataatgggtccaaattatttttcgaacagatcatgtgactatagcaccttagagacagccgtttgctttgcttagccaaaactacagctgaggaggcaagatggatatttagaatttctttaaacctaagcgttcaaaaccttcaacaacaactgagcttgaaccaaggattgagcacgagtcctggctgtcttgttacctgttgtgctgtaattccaagtggtgcttgaattggatgcttttagcggtcgacagtgtttttgagccagcgcaaagttcgcagcgcacggagatatttttgtcatctttactggacaaaaatgtgaagtaatggctgtgttttcagtgtgcaaatgcagccgtttgtagtatatctcctggctatttcattgcatcctggcgaggtagcaaggctatgttgttttggccgcaaactcccagcgttcacggctcacgcatcatggtaatacacgtgacccgtttttttttccatccccgattagaaaatgtgacatgtgatgtcactcccatgactacagtattcttcattctacatacattatggggcaataacaaaatagtaactaacgcacaggcatcaaggaaagtaactttaatgatttagaaaaatgaacgcgttagattgctctttactgaaagaaagtaatcagattacagttatgcattactcacataacacgttactgacaacactgcttttatattacagttaaatacacaagcttgacgctaacttaacagcagctattttttcaccggcaatttggctagctctggcagtgttcaatgccagctgcaacgaacggcagtaactttgtcataccgcaaaatatgaaaacgattgaaaccaatactcaccaaattcaatgtgctggcaaatgcattcatctaaaaaaaattgggagtgagacctcccctcgtccagcgaacgtgaatttgtgcttaggacaagatcatctgtcgcaattagcgatctttgacgctcttttttaccccctgcattcaaacttgtttctctctcagcggctgtgattaacctcaatgaagttgctctcctagctaagccttgcctatcattcgtctttgtaagtttttagtaactttgtgtattgaatttgaaaggaaaatgtgtgttttgtttttggcgaactttttcatgaaggtaaactgttgaagctactcacacgtggaaaaatacgattgtacaacgttttaaatgtattcatttggtatatttcagttaccacgatttgagagctcaataaattgaaaaaaagtacgccttgtgtttggagtgtttttttttgggtttgctgtaatagcgtcactgacacacgcagcatcaaacaggggaaggggtaagcgctgccacgccaagccacttctggctgcagttttgacacatgaaaaatagcgaatacgtactactgtatgaaggaaaattttagtggttttgtaaccacgacgttttcatagcatggtaaaccatgaaggtaaccggcacatgcctacacctgacccaccccccttaaaaattttctcctcggatctacacgattcacgtaggtcatcctttttgacttcaaaacggcgaatttcgccgaaaggtgagagattttcatgcctgtttaaAAGAAAACTTCCTGGCATTaggaaacacacaaaaaaaaacctgaaaaaaacAGTCATCATCAGTGAAGTTGATGTTTTCAGACcattaagaacaaaaaaaatgagcGACTTACTTAATTCTGAGCTTTGACCATTTTCTTTAACTTCCACCACAAATTTTCAATTGGATTGAACTCTAGAAAACAAAGTATTTTATATTTCTCAATTTTGCCACCAAATACAAACAAGATATGCACACGACTACGCAAATGCCGATACTCAACTACGATCAAAAGGGGGCAGTGTAATAACATCTAAGGATCGCATTTCATGATCTCTCTAAGGCAGATAGTAGCGTAGCATGAGGAGTCCAAATCGAAATTCAGGGTAAGCGTGAGCGATTCTCCGACATTTCCCATCTTCTCTGACGCGTCGTCGTTGGTTAGCCGGTAGCTAAGGTTGCACAAACTGGCTAGCAAAGGGCGGTAGCAGCCCGGCAAGTTGAGTTTGAGACCACCCACTCGGAAGCGGCAGTTTTCCAAGCCGTCTCTGGTAAGTCGCTCTCGGTACCACGTGCCCATGGCGTTCTCGGGGTACTTTACCGTATTTCCTGGCATGGGGAGCAACACCtgaagtaggggtgtgacaatatatcgacaaggtgatattttgtagcccaaaagattatcgatatgctcccgccaagaatcaacatatcgttttaaaaaggtgtcactttttaaaaaaacgtaGCCAACAGGTTGCTAGCAAAATGTTCCATTAGCATggtgtctacgttagctcacttgctgccattgacagtgctaaaaagatcccaattcattttgaggttcccacccctaaccTCTTGTAAATTGAGATCTAAACCAGATGTACAAAATGTAGTCGACGCTCGATTCGTACCTGAGCTAGCGCGTAGACTCCTTGTTCCTCTTCTTGTTCTGTCACCACGTGGATCTGAGAAAATTGCATATTTAAAAACAGTTCTTCTCGAAATTGAATCCCAATTTTACCTGAGCTGCTTTGCATTCTCCGCCGTTGTCCACTTCCCGCATCCACACCAGGTCTCCCTTTCGTACGCCGTGACCCAACGTAACCAACCGGTGTGCCACAGCCTCATTCCAAACTCTGGTCCATCAAAATAAAATGGATTTACAGGTCGAGATAATCTTTTTGTGCTTCCGGGAAGCTAACCTGCTACAGTAGGCGTGCGGGTAGAAGAGCCTCATGCCATGGGGAAGACTGAGCCAGGCTTTGGCGCAACCTTCCGGACCTGTGCCGTAGCGGTTCAAGGCGCGGAGCATGAGGCGTTCCCTGGCTTTGGATGCCGGCATTAACGCCAAGGACTCCTTGGCGTTATCTGGAGAAATCATtttcataaatatatttttcaccaGGAACTTGACAAACTGGAAAACCGTTTCTGAAAAGTCCTTAAGAAGTGCATGAACTTTGAATTTGCTAGCTAAATATTAGCCACGTAGCAACGCCAAACTAACTAGCACAATGCACAAACTTAAAAAAACTGATATCTTTGGTTCTTAAAATTCCTTAATAAGTGCTTAAATTTGGAATTTGCTAGCTAAATGTTAGCTATGTAGCTACTCCCAGCTAACAAGCGCAATGCAGACTTAAAAACTGgttcttaaaagtcttgctagTTGCTAGTTAAATATTAGCGACATAGCAACTCCCAGCTAACTAGCACGACACTGGAAAATTGGTTTTTAAAAGTTCTTTAAAAGTGCTTCAATTTTGAATTTGCTAGCTAAATGTTAGCTACTTAGCAACTCCCAGCTAACTAGCACAAAGCACAAACTGGAAAATTGGTTCCTAAAAGTCCTTAAAAAGTGCTTGAATTTGCTAGCTAAATACTAGGTACATAGCCAGTCCGAGCTAACTAGCACAATGCACGAACTGGAAAATTTGTTCTTAAAAGTCCTTGAAAAGTGCTTGAATTTTGAATTTGCTAGCTAAATATTAGCCACGTAGCAACGCCAAACTAACTAGCACAATGCACAAACTTAAAAAAACTGATATCTTTGGTTCTTAAAATTCCTTAATAAGTGCTTAAATTTGGAATTTGCTAGCTAAATGTTAGCTATGTAGCTACTCCCAGCTAACAAGCGCAATGCAGACTTAAAAACTGgttcttaaaagtcttgctagTTGCTAGTTAAATATTAGCGACATAGCAACTCCCAGCTAACTAGCACGACACTGGAAACTTGGTTTTTAAAAGTTCTTTAAAAGTGCTTCAATTTTGAATTTGCTAGCTAAATGTTAGCTACTTAGCAACTCCCAGCTAACTAGCACAAAGCACAAACTGGAAAATTGGTTCCTAAAAGTCCTTAAAAAGTGCTTGAATTTGCTAGCTAAATACTAGGTACATAGCCAGTCCGAGCTAACTAGCACAATGCACGAACTGGAAAATTTGTTCTTAAAAGTCCTTGAAAAGTGCTTGAATTTTGAATTTGCTAGCTAAATGTTAGCTATGTAGCAACTCCCAGCAAACTAGCACAAACTGGAAAATTGGTTCCTAAAAGTCCTTAAAAAGTGCTTGAATTTGCTAGCTAAATACTGGTACATAGCCAGTCCGAGCTAACTAGCACAATGCACAAACTGGAAAATTGGTTCTTAAAAGTCCTTAAATTTTAAATTTGCTAGCTAAATATTAGCaacctggaatgcctcaaaatcaacaggaagtgaccctgaaattcttcaaaatcaataaagtaatcatcacaacaaaactgccatcgcaatttctctaaaaatggcattttctttttttgaattgAAATATAAACAGGCTGGAGTCTAAAATTGACTCTGGAACCACGTGAAGGGAAGATATGTGCTTACACGGTAAGTTTTGGAGGCTAGCTGGACAACAACAAGTCACTGGAAGCTAATTGGAAACCGCTACAGCTAAGCTAAAAGGATGGTAATTTAGCTGAGTTTTATCCTATCTGCATGCTACAGAAGTTAAAGAAAGCTGCTGAACGGCTAAAATTGAGCTAAAGTGCAGCGACGTAGTAGTTTGCTAAGCTAATGAGTTTAGCATTAGCAGCACTGTTATTTGTGAATGTCAGTGCTGTGATTTTGGCGCCGAAGTAATACCACATTTGAGCTACTTGCCAACAACATATTTGACTTATAGTCTATAATTTTTCTTTGTCTGACGCATTTTTAAACTAGTTCAACTTATACCCCAGGAAAACATGGTAATAACACACCGGTCTGAAGGAAGTGCCTCTTCGCTTTGCTCGGAGGATCGTCGCCGTCCTCGGGACTGAAGAATAAACGGACGGCGTCCACCTGAAACCAAGACACATTTAAATCAGAAAAGGACAGAACACCCCGAAATGACCTTCACTTgctcaaattaaattaaatatgcaAATGGTGTTTTTAAAAAACCTCTGATGAGGgggaaaataatttttaaacgcaaaaaagccatttttaaatgctttacaAATGGACAAACGCTGATAGACTCATGTACAGGCGCATGTAATGAGTGTTAAAATAATATTAGCATTAATAAAATGGCTGACACTTCCtggaaatactggcttttattggTGTTATTCTCCACtattaaacatacaatcattatATACGACATACGAGGTGAAaggtctcttttttttttttttttttttaaatagggtgTCATTTGTACATGAACAGAGGGACAAAGTTAGCCCGCAGCCTAGCTTTGCTAGCATAATATCTAAAAAGACTGGATACTTGATGagaaatgtatcattttacaaataaagcttttgaaatgtttccattCATTTGACAGAGTGGACATGTTATGAGCCACCACATTGAACGTACTTCATAAAACtttaaaatctgatttttaaaggaggtcaaaaataaaattgctttcCACAGTTAAAGTTCCCGCTACTGGTGTGATGTTCTCGCAGAAGAGTGATGTCATTAATAAATGGGGAATTTTCTTAAAAGGacaccaacacaaaaaaaagaaaaaaaaatccatatccAACTTTTCCCAGaactaaattaaatttaaaatattgaATTCAGTAGGCTGTACCACTGAATTTATATCAGACGGCAATTGatcatacacaaaaaaataaaaaattaaatgagtaTTTGTATTGCATTTACACTGGGGACACATAAAAGACCCTGTAATTACTATGTAATTACAATGGAATTACATAGTAATTACATAAAAGTTATAAAATAACATCTTACATGTCTATTTAATTCCACTTTAATTCAATCCGTCTAACGTGACTTAGAAaacttttaattgaaaaaatattggcAACACTCACCATGTCTTCTTTGAGTATAGCCAACCCAACCAGGTCCGACTGAACGCTCTGCCCAGTTCCGAACCTCTGCGGCCCGTAGTAGTTGACAAAACCTCTCACCTGTACAAGATAAACAAACCATCACCAAATCGATAAGCGCAACATTGCCAACCAAATGTTTGTACCTTGACATTCTCCAGCGCCTCTTCCACCAAGCCGGTAAGTTGATGTCGTGTGTCGGCGAAGGAGCGTGTGCCGCTCGCGCCGTGCGACCTCAGGTTGCGTACGACCAAGTCAAAGTGGTTTCCCCGCAGTCGTCCTAATTTAAGTGGCTCTGACGCAGAGCGGATGTGGGACAGACGCATCCCTCGCTTCTCAAATTCTGCCCGTTTCTCCGTCAACCTAatagaacattttttaaataatgatagCCGGTACAGTAATAAAACAGTGAAAGTTATCACATTAAAACGTACAATTTGACACGTTAACACCTGATGTAAATGATCATTTTATGTACtcatgaaactaaaaaaaacaaaacattgaaacGTGACGTTGATATCGTCCCAAGAAATTGGTCCATCTTCAGTTGAATTAGGAAAGCTTTAACTTACTTATATtattcaagataactcaagaacaaaTAAACGGAATGTGCTTGTATTacgaaactgaaaaaaataattaaatttaggggttatgaggtcaaaggtcacactcAAATTGAGTCTGTACTTTAATTTTCAAGATAATAATCACTTTATCCCTTTTTGATTTATGACAAACACATACTGCAAGTTTGATATGAAACGGAAAAGATGGTTAGATTTGGGGGTCATGATGTCTAAGGTCACAGAGGTAAAAAATTTCAAGTAGATAGAGCTATTA
This sequence is a window from Corythoichthys intestinalis isolate RoL2023-P3 chromosome 13, ASM3026506v1, whole genome shotgun sequence. Protein-coding genes within it:
- the pus7l gene encoding pseudouridylate synthase PUS7L isoform X1 yields the protein MKQDADATVVPACFISNHEGFHGNIKKFIRDFVVTEIDVNGRQVNIETDVQAPHCSDKTSAECKHDQNLQGLEDCDISTDCRFDLTMSSPDSLDLSMVLGQAVSEKLEQFVVSLRDEVEDSEKSGHKELSLGSFTDKYQRANVHRAVRHSFPFLMTVTIQPEIRVREDPDYRELSQLVTEEEAEDFFRFIDAKVQDSSYTFHPDDNKEHRTAVHHFLNRRFGKLVETKSFNDQDKMAISVRLRERGRPKKRSSDERREEDVYTAFTLCKENLETLEAISYMAATLGVLPSDFTYAGIKDKRAVTYQSMVVKKVSPQRLTEKRAEFEKRGMRLSHIRSASEPLKLGRLRGNHFDLVVRNLRSHGASGTRSFADTRHQLTGLVEEALENVKVRGFVNYYGPQRFGTGQSVQSDLVGLAILKEDMVDAVRLFFSPEDGDDPPSKAKRHFLQTDNAKESLALMPASKARERLMLRALNRYGTGPEGCAKAWLSLPHGMRLFYPHAYCSRVWNEAVAHRLVTLGHGVRKGDLVWMREVDNGGECKAAQIHVVTEQEEEQGVYALAQVLLPMPGNTVKYPENAMGTWYRERLTRDGLENCRFRVGGLKLNLPGCYRPLLASLCNLSYRLTNDDASEKMGNVGESLTLTLNFDLDSSCYATICLREIMKCDP